The nucleotide window GGGAGCCGGCGCCTGGCCGCGTGGCTGGGCACCCAGGGTCACGAGGTGAACCGCAAGCGGGTGCAGCGGCTGTTGCGGATCATGGGGTTGGAGGCCCTGTACCCCAAGCCCAAGCTGTCGGTCGGGTCCGGGCACAAGGTGTACCCGTACCTGTTGCGGGGCGTGGCCATCGACCGGGTCCATCAGGTGTGGAGCACGGACATCACGTACATCCCGATGCCCACCGGGTTCATGTACCTGGCCGCAACGATGGACTGGTTCAGCCGGTACGTGGTGGCCTGGCGACTGTCCAACACGTTGGACGGGTCATTCTGCCAGGACATGCTGGAGGAGGCCTTGGGCCGGGGCAAGCCGGAGGTGTTCAACACGGACCAGGGAGTCCAGTTCACGGCCGCCGCGTGGGTCGGGCGATTGGAGCGGGCCGGGGTCGCGGTGAGCATGGACGGGCGGGGCCGGTGCCTGGACAACGTGTTCGTGGAGCGCCTGTGGCGGAGCGTCAAGTACGAGGACGTGTACCTCAAGGGTTACGAGTCGGTGCCGGCCCTGGAGAGTGGGCTCCGGGCGTACTTCGGGTTCTACAACACCGAGCGGTTACACCAGTCCCTGGACTACCGCACCCCGGCTCAGGTGTATGGCGTCGGAGCCACGAAGGCCCCGACGAAACAGTAGCGAAGGATAGCAACTTTTTGGTCTAGACAATGGGGTCCACTGTACCCACCGCGACATTCGGCCCGCGACTCGGGCCGAATGTCGCGAGCCGAAATCGCCGCATGAGAAGGGAGGTGACGTAGCCGGCGGGGAATCACTCGACACGGTACACGATATACGCGTCGTCGGCGTACACCTCCTCGAGGTAGTGCGCCTCAAACGGCTGTGACCGCGATGCAACGACGTGCGTGATACCACGCATCCGTAGCGCGGTGTGATCGGACAAGAAGTTACGACTCTGATTCGAGTAGAAATCGGCCGCGAACGTCATGCGACTATGCCACTCTTGCACCTCAGAAGCCGCATATGGCACCGACTTGAAATCGACGTACACGCATGCCCCAGTCGCGAGTCGGAACCGCTGCAGATCGACCGGGATTTGGTTCGTACCTTCCTTCGCGCGCGGCGGAGGGGCGAACGTGTTGGACACCGCTCCGCGCCCGCTCCCGACCTTCGGAAAGCTGGTCGGGATAAGGTACACATCTTCGGGCTTGGCGGTCCCACGAACGAAATTGTAGACACCACTTTCGTCGACAGTGCGGTAGCCCAATCCGAGCGCGGTCACGGCTACACCACCTGCAACCAGTGTCACTAGAAGCGCGAACGCAACCCGCTCCGCTTGCCGATTGTTGGAAAACCGTGAAGCAACCGCCGAACAGATGATGGCCGTCGCGATCGGTACGAGTAGCACCGAGATGCGCCACGGGAACGTGAGTGCGAGTGCGTCACTCCGGGTCGCGAGTTGCACTCCAGTGAAGAGCACGCCGCCGGCCGCGGCGGTTGTCAACGCTCGGCCGAACGGTACTCGGCGTGCAAGTACCAAACCGAACACGACCCACGCAAGTTGGCACCCTGCAACTCGGTCGAGCCATCGCGCCGGCACGCAGTGGTGCGGAATGCGAACATTCGCGAGGGTGCTCAACGCGTTCTCGGCCCCCGCATTAAGTGGGTCGAACTGACTGAAAGTGAACAGAAACACCGGTGCCACCACCACCAGTGCTCCGCCGCCAGCCTGTACCGCGGCCCGCGCCCTTGTGGGCGCAAGCGTACACACGAACCCCGCGACCAGCAATCCGGAGGGGAAGAGATACGTCGAGTGGAACCAGCATGCGGCCGCGGCCACGGCACACGCAAGTCGTGGCTTCCCGTGTGCGAATAGCGCCAACGCCCAGACTAACAGCACCCCAAATGCAGACGGCTGAAACCCCGGCCCCAAGAGGTACTGGGCGGCGAGACCAGACTGGAGGTACCAGGGATAATCGACTCCCACAGCCTGTATCGAGAGCCACCTCAGGATGCCCGCATGCGCGGCGGTGAAAAGGGCCGCAAAACCCAGACGTGCGAGCCAGCTATTGGGAAACCACGGGAGCGTGACCACGAGCCACCGCACGGCGAGAAAATAGCTCGCGAGTAGCGCGAAATACACCGGCTGGATA belongs to Gemmata obscuriglobus and includes:
- a CDS encoding IS3 family transposase (programmed frameshift) codes for the protein MAGKRKSHSAAFKAQVALAALKGDKTINELASQHGVHPTLIHGWKKQLLTGAEAVFASGAKGTGPPEDKTTELYEQIGRLKVELDWVKKKSAASAEAKRARIEAEHPELSVRRQCELIGLNRSTVYYEPTPESAENLTLMRLIDEQYTTCPFYGSRRLAAWLGTQGHEVNRKRVQRLLRIMGLEALYPKPKLSVGSGHKVYPYLLRGVAIDRVHQVWSTDITYIPMPTGFMYLAATMDWFSRYVVAWRLSNTLDGSFCQDMLEEALGRGKPEVFNTDQGVQFTAAAWVGRLERAGVAVSMDGRGRCLDNVFVERLWRSVKYEDVYLKGYESVPALESGLRAYFGFYNTERLHQSLDYRTPAQVYGVGATKAPTKQ
- a CDS encoding DUF6798 domain-containing protein — encoded protein: MHESTSGSRILTVEAVLLALAFAISHTQSPLYYSNQNQYLLHAAASAHYGHLAGDWLANTADPTPLFSLLTSGAFATQPWLIQPVYFALLASYFLAVRWLVVTLPWFPNSWLARLGFAALFTAAHAGILRWLSIQAVGVDYPWYLQSGLAAQYLLGPGFQPSAFGVLLVWALALFAHGKPRLACAVAAAACWFHSTYLFPSGLLVAGFVCTLAPTRARAAVQAGGGALVVVAPVFLFTFSQFDPLNAGAENALSTLANVRIPHHCVPARWLDRVAGCQLAWVVFGLVLARRVPFGRALTTAAAGGVLFTGVQLATRSDALALTFPWRISVLLVPIATAIICSAVASRFSNNRQAERVAFALLVTLVAGGVAVTALGLGYRTVDESGVYNFVRGTAKPEDVYLIPTSFPKVGSGRGAVSNTFAPPPRAKEGTNQIPVDLQRFRLATGACVYVDFKSVPYAASEVQEWHSRMTFAADFYSNQSRNFLSDHTALRMRGITHVVASRSQPFEAHYLEEVYADDAYIVYRVE